From the genome of Bacteroides sp. MSB163, one region includes:
- a CDS encoding serine/threonine protein kinase, with product MSDLGDIDKTLRPGDADHDITLRPADSADKTLRAEQQKNIEIITRQHDREYLIGGLNYKVIDILSEGTGEAQIFLVENKGEKYVLKLYYAGIEPPPNHHILEIIRQTPHSGLLVDIIDHGQWNNPHVSDELRHYEIMTYCSGGSLDKINLKGNERKLCEIAKQAAAAIDFCHKHGFIHRDIKPGNFFFADESQKQVLLGDFGISVRCDQNGVACTDQARTRIYAAPEMYYTVPGENRVEIDTKSDFYSLGMVLLCLWMGEKEFKEREFELMQRKRTGDLPFPTDLSEHTLQLIRALTAPQPEKRYGFAEIGRWAREESVLDMPYYDIDGCPQTTVEGIAQSLIKNFNTYQTALVNSNDSLFLFFNARGLNQLTDKVTPLFNEEGRQREALWRLIYTLDPSRPYELTDEKGNSGHCNTPGEILYYVSNNILNSDSWNDLAEESFLIWLSARDKELVEKIRTQLEGFTTSDAAVTYGVLYNLNPKVSFTLQMDETASDYYFTYTQIAQFINQQLMVYKDTSENDVNHESVDNILRMFSGMKGSRLYFYLKSKEVYEDKVEWISYCFELESKDNLRKAGPYNWIIATFKMIKGLGALPYYYFKDSDKYVTDLEDLKAIPWKELRNELENGYLKDWLTVFFQEDPFKDLSPKFTYEQETVKYLEFIEKIDSKDAAVSGFRVATDFLNTNLRDIRMHNRILASVPVLLAIFCIIPVLISVFTLVVYGLPFTENPLPVCSVETIVTISVIFIILIYFVANAALIGSIVMGSLLGAMIYYTVYLILEVFLPQAPYLLAGILLIPTYFLIKSCYFTFPVKRKKYNHLLNLTFEEKVVEPLYFAFRTDMETKFESSIGSELAQYNRYLKDCAFEFSFYTAISLWLVGWLAFMSYS from the coding sequence ATGAGTGACTTGGGAGACATTGATAAAACATTGCGTCCTGGTGATGCGGATCATGATATAACTCTCCGCCCAGCAGATAGTGCGGATAAAACCCTGCGTGCCGAACAGCAAAAAAATATTGAGATTATCACCCGTCAACATGATAGGGAGTATTTAATTGGTGGGCTGAACTACAAAGTGATAGATATCCTTTCAGAAGGGACGGGAGAAGCACAGATCTTTTTGGTGGAAAATAAGGGCGAAAAATATGTCTTGAAGCTCTATTATGCTGGCATTGAACCTCCCCCTAATCATCATATTCTGGAAATTATCAGACAAACTCCACATTCCGGTTTATTGGTAGATATTATAGATCACGGCCAGTGGAATAATCCACATGTTTCCGATGAATTGAGGCATTATGAAATAATGACCTATTGTAGCGGCGGGTCTCTGGATAAGATAAACTTGAAGGGAAATGAAAGGAAGCTTTGTGAAATAGCTAAACAGGCAGCCGCTGCCATTGATTTTTGCCATAAGCATGGGTTCATTCATCGTGACATCAAGCCGGGTAACTTCTTTTTTGCCGATGAAAGTCAAAAGCAAGTGTTGCTGGGAGACTTTGGTATATCAGTAAGATGTGATCAGAATGGAGTGGCCTGTACTGACCAAGCACGCACTCGCATCTATGCAGCTCCTGAAATGTATTATACGGTTCCCGGTGAGAACAGAGTGGAGATTGATACGAAGAGTGATTTCTACTCTCTTGGCATGGTGTTACTCTGCCTGTGGATGGGGGAGAAAGAATTTAAAGAGAGAGAATTTGAATTGATGCAGCGCAAACGTACGGGGGATTTACCTTTTCCAACGGACTTGTCCGAACATACGTTGCAATTGATAAGAGCATTGACTGCACCACAGCCGGAAAAACGTTATGGTTTTGCTGAAATTGGTCGTTGGGCCCGGGAAGAAAGTGTATTGGATATGCCCTATTATGATATTGATGGATGTCCGCAAACTACAGTTGAGGGAATAGCCCAATCTCTTATTAAGAATTTTAATACCTATCAGACGGCATTGGTGAATTCTAATGATTCCCTTTTTCTTTTTTTCAATGCTCGCGGCTTGAATCAGCTTACGGATAAAGTTACGCCGTTATTCAATGAGGAGGGGCGACAACGGGAAGCTTTGTGGCGTTTGATCTATACCCTTGATCCTTCGCGTCCTTATGAATTGACCGATGAAAAGGGAAATTCGGGACACTGTAATACTCCGGGGGAAATTCTTTATTATGTTTCTAATAACATTCTGAACTCTGATTCGTGGAATGACCTGGCAGAAGAATCATTCCTGATCTGGCTTTCTGCCCGTGATAAAGAATTAGTAGAAAAGATACGCACTCAATTAGAAGGCTTCACTACATCCGATGCTGCCGTGACTTATGGTGTACTTTATAACTTAAATCCCAAAGTTTCCTTCACCCTGCAAATGGATGAAACCGCAAGTGATTATTATTTCACGTATACGCAAATAGCCCAATTCATCAATCAACAGTTGATGGTTTATAAGGATACATCTGAGAATGATGTGAACCACGAATCTGTTGATAATATCCTCAGAATGTTTTCGGGTATGAAAGGTTCGCGGCTTTATTTCTATCTGAAATCTAAGGAAGTGTATGAAGATAAGGTTGAGTGGATAAGTTACTGTTTTGAACTGGAATCTAAAGATAATCTTCGAAAAGCGGGACCTTATAACTGGATCATCGCTACTTTCAAGATGATTAAAGGGTTGGGAGCTTTGCCTTATTATTATTTCAAGGATAGCGATAAATATGTAACTGATCTGGAGGATTTGAAGGCTATTCCATGGAAAGAACTCAGGAATGAACTGGAAAACGGATATCTGAAGGACTGGCTGACTGTCTTTTTTCAGGAAGACCCTTTTAAGGATCTTTCTCCCAAATTTACTTATGAGCAGGAAACTGTAAAATACCTCGAATTCATCGAAAAAATAGATAGTAAAGATGCGGCCGTCTCTGGCTTTCGTGTTGCCACGGATTTTTTGAATACGAACCTTCGGGATATACGTATGCATAACAGGATACTTGCATCTGTGCCTGTTTTGCTGGCAATATTCTGTATTATTCCTGTTTTAATCTCTGTATTTACATTAGTCGTGTATGGGCTTCCGTTTACGGAGAATCCGTTGCCCGTTTGTTCTGTCGAAACGATTGTAACGATATCCGTCATTTTTATTATTCTGATTTATTTTGTGGCTAATGCAGCTTTGATTGGAAGTATTGTTATGGGTTCTCTTTTGGGAGCAATGATTTATTATACCGTATATCTTATATTGGAAGTATTTCTGCCTCAGGCGCCTTACTTATTAGCAGGGATATTGCTTATTCCTACTTATTTTCTGATAAAAAGCTGTTATTTCACTTTCCCTGTCAAGCGGAAAAAGTATAATCACTTGTTAAACCTTACTTTTGAGGAGAAGGTTGTTGAACCTTTGTATTTTGCTTTCAGAACAGATATGGAGACGAAATTTGAATCTTCTATTGGCAGTGAATTGGCGCAATATAACAGATATCTGAAAGATTGCGCCTTTGAATTCTCTTTTTATACAGCTATTTCTCTGTGGCTTGTGGGCTGGTTGGCATTTATGTCTTATTCATAA
- a CDS encoding SusC/RagA family TonB-linked outer membrane protein: MKNRFFLILSFLLLASVLPLAAQNGFTVSGIVMTEQGEELPGVTIQYKNNPSKGAITDVDGNFRMDNVPANTVLVFTYIGYAPQELVVNGNKTKQKIALKEIVNETDEVVIVGRGTQRKISVVGAVTNVKASDLQVPSSSVTNMLGGRVPGIIAVTRSGEPGNDFSEFWIRGISTFGAGASALVLIDGVEGDLNILDPADIESFTILKDASSTAVYGVRGANGVVLVTTKRGKSGKLNISVKSNVGLSYSARNPEYVDGYTYAQLANEASVVRGGRPVYSNAELNLIETGLDPDLYPNVNWRDVMLKDYVWNNQHHISINGGGTNARYYMSVGLQHKDAIYKQDKGIKNYDNSVGYNKYNFRANIDANLTKSTIIELGLSTEIVTNSFPGYANDTKALWQTQANLTPVTVPVLYSDGSLPAYGASADQQNPYILLNYTGYKKRNETTSSIRLRLEQDFDQWIKGLKAEATMSINTFSSLLQSQTKTPALYYAQGRNRDGSLNLIEKVARTDDKYESTNSTTRKIYFDARINYNRLFNEQHRVTGLLDFYMEDFITGEAQTLIASIPKRYTGLAGRATYAYKDTYFLEGNIGYTGSEAFEKGQKFGVFPAISAGWVPTQYEWVQKNLPFINFFKIRASYGIVGNDRLTNDNSIRFPFLSTMKEGSGAGIWGSGQTIYEDQEASQNLRWEKAKKVDIGIDGQLFNNSVDFTIDFFSERRTGIFQQRASIPDEMGLATLPWANVGEMKSWGADGNISYTYRFKNDMSLTGRANFTYSNNKLLEYEQSGIKYPYQAWKGTPWGTQRGLVALGLFKDQADIDASPKQTFTSNVMPGDIKYKDINGDGKIDSYDEVPICYSNVPRLQYGFGLEFHWKRLTVSALLEGVGQVNFLYGGNGFHPFNGGQTGNILSIVADASNRWTPASYSGTKDTENPNARFPRLTYGENKNNNQASTFWIADGSYVRLKNVQIMYDITLPCFKKIGLQGCQISLIGDNLHCWDKIKLWDPAQASDNGAVYPLQRVFTIQANLQF, encoded by the coding sequence ATGAAAAATAGATTTTTCCTTATACTTTCATTCCTATTGCTTGCAAGTGTGCTTCCACTTGCCGCACAGAATGGTTTCACCGTATCCGGTATTGTGATGACGGAGCAAGGTGAAGAATTACCCGGTGTTACGATTCAATATAAAAACAATCCTTCCAAAGGAGCTATCACGGATGTTGATGGTAATTTCCGCATGGACAATGTTCCCGCCAATACAGTATTGGTGTTTACCTACATAGGTTATGCACCCCAGGAACTGGTGGTAAACGGAAATAAAACCAAGCAAAAGATTGCACTGAAAGAAATTGTAAATGAGACCGATGAGGTAGTGATTGTAGGTCGTGGTACTCAACGTAAAATCTCGGTAGTAGGTGCGGTAACTAACGTAAAGGCATCTGATTTACAAGTTCCTTCATCCTCGGTAACAAACATGTTGGGAGGTCGTGTACCGGGCATCATTGCCGTAACCCGAAGCGGTGAGCCTGGCAATGACTTTTCTGAATTCTGGATTCGTGGTATCAGTACTTTCGGTGCAGGTGCATCCGCTTTAGTGTTAATTGACGGTGTAGAAGGCGACCTGAATATACTTGATCCTGCCGATATTGAAAGCTTCACCATCCTGAAAGATGCTTCCTCTACAGCTGTATATGGTGTACGCGGTGCCAACGGTGTGGTACTCGTTACAACAAAGCGCGGTAAATCGGGTAAACTGAATATCAGTGTGAAAAGTAATGTCGGGCTTTCCTATTCTGCACGCAATCCCGAATATGTGGACGGATATACATACGCACAACTGGCCAACGAAGCCTCCGTTGTACGAGGTGGACGTCCTGTATATAGTAATGCCGAGTTAAACCTGATAGAAACAGGACTGGACCCGGATTTATATCCCAATGTAAACTGGCGCGATGTCATGCTGAAAGATTATGTATGGAACAATCAGCATCACATCAGTATCAATGGTGGTGGAACGAATGCACGTTACTACATGAGTGTGGGCCTCCAACACAAGGATGCCATCTATAAGCAAGATAAAGGAATTAAAAACTATGATAATAGTGTAGGTTATAATAAATACAATTTCCGCGCAAATATCGATGCTAACCTAACCAAAAGTACTATTATTGAGCTGGGCTTATCAACAGAGATTGTAACCAACTCTTTCCCCGGATATGCCAATGATACGAAAGCCTTGTGGCAAACACAAGCCAACCTGACCCCTGTGACCGTTCCGGTACTTTATTCGGATGGTTCGCTTCCAGCCTACGGTGCCAGTGCTGACCAACAGAACCCATATATCTTACTAAACTATACAGGTTATAAGAAGAGAAATGAAACGACAAGCAGTATCCGCCTACGCCTTGAACAAGATTTTGACCAATGGATAAAAGGTCTGAAGGCGGAAGCCACCATGTCAATCAATACTTTTTCTTCCCTCTTACAGTCTCAGACAAAAACTCCCGCACTCTATTATGCTCAAGGAAGAAACAGAGATGGCTCTTTGAACCTGATAGAAAAGGTCGCTAGAACAGACGATAAATACGAATCTACCAATTCAACCACACGGAAAATCTATTTCGATGCCCGTATAAATTACAACCGTTTATTCAACGAACAGCATCGCGTAACCGGATTACTTGATTTCTATATGGAAGACTTCATTACCGGTGAAGCACAAACACTTATTGCATCCATTCCTAAAAGATACACAGGTTTAGCCGGCCGTGCCACTTATGCTTATAAAGACACTTACTTCTTGGAAGGAAACATCGGCTATACCGGTTCAGAAGCATTTGAAAAAGGACAAAAATTCGGTGTATTCCCTGCAATCTCAGCAGGTTGGGTGCCCACACAATATGAATGGGTACAGAAGAATCTGCCTTTCATCAACTTTTTTAAAATCAGAGCTTCTTATGGTATCGTAGGTAACGACCGACTTACCAATGATAACAGCATACGCTTTCCGTTCCTTTCCACCATGAAAGAAGGTAGCGGAGCAGGTATCTGGGGAAGCGGTCAAACTATTTATGAAGACCAGGAGGCTTCTCAGAATCTGCGTTGGGAGAAAGCCAAGAAGGTCGACATAGGTATTGACGGACAGTTATTTAATAATAGCGTAGACTTTACTATCGACTTCTTTAGCGAACGCCGTACAGGCATCTTCCAACAGCGTGCCAGTATCCCTGACGAAATGGGATTAGCTACATTACCTTGGGCAAATGTAGGTGAAATGAAAAGCTGGGGAGCTGATGGCAACATCTCATATACCTATCGATTCAAAAATGATATGAGTCTGACAGGCCGTGCTAACTTCACTTACTCTAACAACAAACTGCTTGAATACGAACAAAGTGGTATCAAATACCCCTATCAAGCATGGAAAGGAACACCTTGGGGGACTCAACGAGGACTGGTGGCCTTAGGATTATTTAAAGACCAGGCAGACATTGATGCAAGTCCCAAACAGACTTTCACAAGCAATGTAATGCCAGGAGACATCAAATACAAAGATATCAATGGAGACGGCAAAATTGACAGTTACGATGAAGTACCTATCTGTTATTCTAACGTACCACGCCTGCAATACGGATTCGGTTTGGAATTTCATTGGAAAAGACTAACCGTAAGTGCCCTGCTTGAAGGAGTAGGTCAAGTAAACTTCCTGTATGGAGGAAACGGCTTCCACCCTTTCAACGGTGGACAAACAGGAAACATACTCAGCATTGTGGCAGATGCCAGCAATCGTTGGACACCGGCTTCCTATTCCGGAACCAAGGACACGGAAAATCCAAACGCGCGTTTCCCACGTCTCACTTATGGAGAGAATAAAAACAATAATCAGGCATCCACATTCTGGATTGCAGACGGATCTTATGTACGTTTGAAGAATGTACAAATCATGTATGACATCACTCTACCATGCTTCAAGAAAATCGGTTTGCAAGGCTGTCAGATCAGTTTGATCGGTGATAATCTTCACTGCTGGGACAAAATTAAATTATGGGATCCAGCACAAGCGTCTGACAACGGTGCGGTATACCCACTACAACGCGTATTCACCATACAGGCAAATCTTCAATTCTAA
- a CDS encoding IPT/TIG domain-containing protein translates to MKDKFLKSIQRKSWLLLALFFISSCSNEDIVKHPVITNKYDPSKPQALTGFIPEKGGIGDKIIVQGNFGTDLSKMKVFFADTKEANIISSDGTSIYCTVPKQPGGNNSVKVIVDDKELTIDKTFAYTQVQKVSTVCGTYNKRGDTDGNIYDALFNNVFAVGIVAGDNIVAVESDKQRVRLISESENLVTTLISGFKAGKPAINKNRDKMYFIDVKSAKVYILRRENSWQPELLREGITELSANSGETWSCVIDDEEKYLYTRNHLGIFVRINLTEKDDSGQYKVEKLLEHRWDFEAWVSDHCSYLAYSRVEDCFYFAEDRTHAVYRIKQNADGTWSDERYAGNGWPNQTNTEGYREEIQFAWPNGVTVDNEGNIYVVNAGGQSIRKISYPDGYVTIAAGGTMSGETETDGLPLECTFLYPKDIAMDSEENFYIAGGAGLNVRKLAIE, encoded by the coding sequence ATGAAAGACAAATTTCTCAAATCAATCCAAAGAAAGAGCTGGCTGTTGCTGGCCTTGTTCTTCATCAGCAGTTGTAGCAATGAAGACATCGTGAAACATCCCGTCATCACCAACAAGTATGATCCCTCAAAGCCTCAGGCACTGACCGGCTTTATCCCGGAAAAAGGAGGAATAGGTGACAAAATCATTGTTCAGGGAAACTTCGGTACAGACCTGTCCAAGATGAAAGTGTTCTTTGCCGATACCAAAGAGGCTAACATCATATCAAGTGACGGAACTTCAATTTACTGTACCGTACCTAAACAACCAGGCGGTAATAATTCTGTTAAAGTCATTGTAGACGATAAAGAGCTTACCATCGACAAAACATTTGCCTACACACAGGTACAGAAAGTCTCTACAGTTTGCGGAACCTACAATAAAAGAGGAGATACCGATGGAAACATCTACGATGCACTATTCAATAATGTATTTGCTGTCGGCATAGTGGCAGGAGACAACATTGTAGCAGTAGAATCGGACAAGCAACGGGTACGCCTGATTTCAGAGAGCGAAAACCTGGTTACAACCCTGATAAGTGGATTCAAAGCAGGTAAACCTGCAATCAATAAAAACCGTGATAAAATGTATTTTATTGATGTCAAATCAGCTAAAGTGTATATCCTGCGCCGTGAAAATAGTTGGCAACCGGAGCTATTGCGCGAAGGTATCACCGAATTATCCGCCAACAGTGGTGAAACCTGGTCCTGCGTTATTGACGATGAAGAAAAATACCTCTATACAAGAAATCACCTGGGAATCTTCGTACGTATCAATCTGACTGAAAAAGATGATAGCGGACAGTACAAAGTAGAAAAACTCCTTGAACACCGCTGGGACTTTGAAGCTTGGGTTTCCGACCATTGTAGCTATCTGGCTTATAGCCGTGTAGAAGATTGCTTCTATTTTGCAGAAGACAGGACACATGCTGTATACCGGATTAAGCAGAACGCCGACGGCACATGGTCGGACGAAAGATATGCCGGAAACGGCTGGCCTAACCAAACCAATACGGAAGGTTATCGGGAAGAGATACAGTTTGCCTGGCCAAATGGAGTAACTGTTGACAATGAAGGCAACATATATGTAGTAAACGCAGGCGGACAATCCATCCGAAAAATATCCTACCCGGATGGCTACGTAACAATTGCTGCCGGCGGCACCATGTCGGGCGAAACTGAAACAGACGGACTTCCACTGGAATGTACATTCCTATACCCCAAAGATATAGCTATGGATTCTGAAGAAAACTTCTATATAGCCGGAGGTGCAGGATTGAATGTGCGTAAACTCGCTATAGAATAA
- a CDS encoding two-component regulator propeller domain-containing protein produces MENRMHRTEIQIYVSPFLIVIFLLMSISSYAQQIIAKQMPFLEQLPSNEVIDLHQDQNGFIWLGTKNGLGRYDGYQLQTFKSDFNQPHLLTDDFIWCFAEDDNCLLVGTRQGVNLVDKSNYQIRPFPDTEIQNTWINFMLVDSRKELWICTRNQVSHYNSDYSLKKRYGNLIPAVPNNGINSIYEDHFGNIWVCTWGGGLYKYLKNTDTFMSFPTLGVNNNPFKIFQDRDDQYWILTWGDGIYRFHPDATEDKMYTHQEIFNEKLHLPETAFFSVVQDDVYGYIWVFGYHELYAFKVVDGHLEKVDLSSYMFDYNKMFSQIIKDREGNLWAGAYDSGYHLLMGNPAIANNFLPKLKRHVGFDTNITTLGIDPNNGLWFNQERWGLCWYDIEQDKFYDYSNTNSGVHNVGYILRSKQPGEFWLGCRDQPTLYKAKLNSKREIEYLLAKDLYTPKGTTGNITSMYEDSKGNLWVATTGQLYLKPDGKDFIIPEFSLPNITSIAEDGHGNIWLATEDSGLHKVSLGDKLKPIKQYSTQNSSLPSNNIDKIVIQENHLWIATTQGSILKMDFNSETMKDFSSSCGMTGQSILGMKHDRNTLWILTNRQLTAYDIQSDRYIHYSNSDESVQINSFKKDVIDLFNGKLYAGGHGGFVSMASSKFPSKKINSNPVIITDIKVSNNSFFFNPQRQSKDLSTRSVWLESEDNNLEIFFSALQFTATSRIRYAYKMDGVDKEWVYTETGNRSAFYNKIPKGYHTFKVRSTDEYGYWKDDVTELRIYKKPAWYETWWAYGTYITLIILVLYSIMFYYLHRVRRSDQVRFQKELTKTKLEYFTHISHELLTPLTTISCVADDLEETKASPQEDVHILKSNVLRLKRLIQQVLDFRKVENDSFVLTPTYGNISSFIREIYHTGIRPIIEKKNLHFSLHLEEKDIWGYMDFDKIDKVLYNILSNAAKYTPADKKVELNVSTLQKDNSRFLRIEVQDEGIGIDQKEISKIFTPFYVNKTAYAPQSNGVGLSLTKKLVTLHKGDIQVESSIGEGSRFTVLIPIDRNHYPEIKDIIETSEIPSTVPNEATEDTEEKEGTILLVDDNEEFLLLMKRKLATHYNILTATNGKKALEIVRSEDVNLMVSDYMMPEMDGIELCATMKQDINTSHIPVLMLTAKNSVEDQVKCFNAGANGYLTKPFEMKMLNARIDNLMRSNQKRQEKFRVDTEINVVALEYQSTDEQFLEKAIECVEKYLVESDFDIDAFASELNVSKSTLNRKMKVMTGLSPVEFIRNIRLKHACTILKKPFVNISEVAYAVGFSNPKYFTKCFKNEFDMTPTEYQKKEEEKSSM; encoded by the coding sequence ATGGAAAACAGAATGCATCGTACAGAAATTCAGATATATGTATCCCCCTTTCTCATTGTCATCTTCCTATTAATGAGCATTTCCTCATATGCACAGCAAATAATAGCCAAACAAATGCCTTTTCTGGAACAGCTGCCTTCCAATGAAGTAATAGACTTACATCAGGATCAGAATGGATTCATCTGGTTAGGAACTAAAAACGGCTTAGGACGATATGACGGATACCAACTCCAGACTTTCAAATCAGATTTTAACCAGCCTCATTTATTAACCGATGATTTCATCTGGTGTTTTGCTGAAGATGATAATTGCCTGCTGGTAGGAACAAGACAGGGAGTTAATTTGGTGGATAAAAGTAACTATCAGATACGGCCATTCCCAGATACAGAAATCCAGAATACATGGATAAACTTCATGTTGGTAGATAGCCGGAAAGAACTATGGATATGTACCCGTAATCAGGTTTCTCACTACAATTCCGACTATTCGTTGAAGAAACGTTACGGAAATTTGATCCCGGCGGTTCCCAATAATGGTATAAACTCAATATATGAAGATCATTTCGGCAATATATGGGTATGCACATGGGGAGGAGGTTTATATAAGTATCTCAAGAATACAGATACATTTATGAGTTTCCCTACACTCGGAGTGAATAATAATCCGTTTAAAATATTTCAGGACAGAGATGACCAATATTGGATATTGACTTGGGGAGACGGTATCTACCGTTTTCATCCGGATGCAACAGAGGATAAAATGTACACGCATCAAGAAATCTTCAATGAAAAACTGCACCTGCCTGAAACCGCCTTCTTCAGTGTAGTACAAGATGATGTTTACGGCTATATATGGGTATTCGGCTACCACGAACTCTATGCTTTCAAAGTGGTGGACGGACATCTGGAAAAAGTGGACCTCAGCTCGTATATGTTCGATTATAACAAAATGTTCAGCCAGATCATTAAAGACAGGGAAGGCAACCTTTGGGCCGGGGCTTATGACAGCGGGTATCACTTGCTAATGGGAAATCCTGCCATAGCTAATAACTTCCTGCCCAAACTGAAAAGACATGTAGGTTTCGACACGAATATAACCACTCTGGGTATTGACCCCAACAATGGGCTCTGGTTCAATCAGGAACGTTGGGGACTCTGCTGGTATGACATAGAACAGGATAAATTCTATGACTACTCGAATACAAATTCCGGAGTGCATAATGTAGGATATATCCTCCGTTCGAAACAGCCGGGAGAATTCTGGCTGGGATGCAGAGACCAACCCACCCTCTACAAGGCAAAACTAAACAGTAAAAGAGAAATTGAGTACCTACTGGCAAAGGACTTATATACACCAAAAGGGACTACTGGCAACATTACATCCATGTATGAAGACAGTAAGGGAAATTTATGGGTAGCTACCACCGGACAGCTCTATCTAAAACCGGATGGCAAAGACTTTATCATCCCCGAATTCTCTCTGCCCAACATTACATCTATTGCAGAAGACGGACACGGTAACATCTGGTTGGCAACCGAAGATTCCGGTTTACATAAGGTTTCTTTAGGGGATAAACTGAAACCGATTAAACAATACTCAACCCAGAATTCATCCTTACCCAGTAACAATATTGATAAGATAGTGATCCAGGAAAACCATCTATGGATCGCCACTACTCAAGGTTCCATCCTGAAAATGGATTTCAACTCAGAGACAATGAAGGACTTCAGTAGCTCATGCGGAATGACCGGACAGTCTATTTTAGGGATGAAACATGACAGGAATACCCTTTGGATACTAACAAACCGACAATTGACTGCCTATGATATCCAGTCAGATAGATACATTCATTATTCAAATTCAGACGAATCCGTTCAGATAAACTCGTTCAAGAAGGACGTCATAGACTTGTTCAACGGCAAGCTTTATGCCGGTGGGCATGGTGGCTTTGTATCGATGGCTTCCTCAAAATTCCCGTCTAAGAAGATCAATTCCAATCCGGTCATCATAACAGATATCAAGGTATCCAATAATTCTTTCTTCTTCAACCCCCAGCGCCAGTCGAAAGATTTATCAACCCGAAGCGTCTGGTTGGAGTCCGAAGATAACAATCTTGAAATCTTCTTCTCCGCTCTTCAATTTACAGCAACATCGAGAATAAGATACGCCTACAAGATGGATGGCGTGGACAAGGAGTGGGTATACACCGAAACCGGTAATCGGTCGGCTTTCTACAATAAAATTCCTAAAGGATATCATACTTTCAAGGTACGCTCTACAGATGAATACGGCTACTGGAAAGACGACGTCACAGAACTGCGTATCTATAAAAAGCCGGCTTGGTACGAAACATGGTGGGCATACGGTACCTATATAACTCTCATCATTCTGGTCCTTTATTCCATCATGTTCTATTACCTGCACAGGGTAAGACGGTCCGACCAGGTTAGATTCCAGAAAGAACTGACCAAGACTAAACTGGAATATTTCACCCACATAAGCCATGAACTGCTCACCCCGCTCACTACCATCAGTTGCGTAGCAGATGATTTGGAAGAAACAAAGGCATCTCCACAGGAAGATGTACATATATTGAAAAGTAATGTGCTCCGCTTAAAACGCTTAATCCAGCAAGTGCTAGATTTCCGGAAAGTAGAAAACGACTCGTTTGTACTCACCCCTACCTATGGCAATATCAGCAGCTTCATCCGTGAAATCTACCATACAGGCATACGACCGATCATTGAAAAGAAAAACCTTCATTTCAGTCTTCATCTGGAAGAAAAAGACATTTGGGGATATATGGACTTTGACAAAATAGACAAGGTTCTGTACAACATACTCTCGAATGCGGCCAAATATACACCTGCCGATAAAAAAGTAGAGCTGAATGTATCGACTCTGCAAAAGGATAATTCCCGATTCCTCCGGATAGAGGTGCAGGATGAAGGAATAGGCATAGACCAGAAAGAAATATCCAAGATATTCACTCCATTCTATGTGAACAAAACAGCTTATGCGCCTCAATCAAACGGTGTAGGGCTTTCATTAACAAAGAAACTGGTGACCTTGCATAAAGGAGACATCCAGGTAGAAAGCAGTATCGGAGAAGGTTCCAGATTCACTGTTCTAATCCCTATCGACCGGAATCATTATCCGGAAATAAAGGACATTATCGAAACCAGTGAAATACCGTCAACAGTACCGAATGAAGCAACAGAAGATACAGAGGAGAAAGAAGGTACGATATTACTGGTAGATGACAATGAAGAGTTCCTGCTATTGATGAAAAGAAAGTTGGCAACACACTACAATATACTCACTGCTACAAATGGGAAAAAAGCATTGGAAATTGTAAGAAGCGAAGACGTAAACCTGATGGTCAGCGACTATATGATGCCCGAAATGGATGGAATCGAGCTCTGTGCAACAATGAAACAGGACATCAACACCAGCCATATACCGGTGCTGATGCTTACGGCAAAGAATTCTGTGGAAGACCAGGTGAAATGTTTCAATGCAGGAGCAAACGGCTACCTGACGAAACCATTTGAAATGAAGATGCTGAATGCACGCATTGACAATCTGATGAGATCTAACCAGAAACGGCAAGAGAAGTTCAGAGTCGATACGGAAATCAATGTTGTAGCACTGGAATATCAGAGTACTGACGAGCAGTTCCTGGAAAAAGCCATCGAATGCGTTGAGAAGTATCTGGTTGAATCAGATTTTGATATAGATGCTTTCGCTTCAGAACTTAATGTCTCCAAATCCACTCTAAACAGGAAAATGAAGGTTATGACCGGGCTTTCACCTGTTGAGTTTATCCGGAATATCAGACTTAAACATGCCTGTACAATACTAAAAAAGCCTTTTGTGAATATATCCGAAGTGGCTTATGCCGTAGGTTTCTCCAATCCTAAATACTTCACAAAATGCTTCAAAAACGAATTTGATATGACTCCCACTGAGTATCAGAAAAAAGAAGAAGAGAAATCTTCAATGTAG